The following coding sequences lie in one Flavobacteriales bacterium genomic window:
- a CDS encoding M15 family metallopeptidase encodes MARKRTAMIVAAILLLIGTLAAFRKRKQLKDIVMNTVKFIREKTWDIVTERRIALLHPLIRDKAREFINRAEKELGIKLRITSALRTWAEQESLYAKGRTMPGKVVTNAKPGQSLHNYGLAIDVVEIRNGKPVWTNPNWKKIGELGKRLGFAWGGDFKTITDLPHFEMRFGKTLSELKELYASGQRDGEYINLA; translated from the coding sequence ATGGCAAGGAAGCGCACAGCTATGATCGTAGCTGCCATACTCCTGTTGATCGGGACATTGGCGGCTTTCCGCAAACGCAAACAACTCAAAGATATCGTTATGAATACCGTCAAATTTATCCGTGAAAAGACCTGGGACATTGTAACCGAAAGGCGAATTGCTTTACTGCATCCGCTTATCCGGGACAAGGCCAGGGAGTTCATCAACCGGGCAGAAAAGGAGCTGGGCATCAAGCTGCGCATCACTTCTGCCTTGCGTACGTGGGCAGAGCAGGAAAGCCTGTACGCCAAGGGCAGGACAATGCCGGGTAAAGTAGTGACCAACGCCAAACCCGGACAAAGCCTGCACAACTACGGGCTGGCCATCGACGTGGTGGAGATCAGGAATGGCAAGCCGGTGTGGACGAATCCGAACTGGAAGAAGATCGGCGAGCTGGGTAAGCGCCTGGGCTTTGCCTGGGGTGGTGACTTCAAGACGATCACCGACCTGCCCCACTTCGAGATGCGCTTCGGCAAAACCCTTTCCGAACTGAAGGAACTCTATGCAAGCGGTCAGCGTGATGGTGAATACATTAACCTGGCATAG
- a CDS encoding JAB domain-containing protein has product MRKAGVLVALVLLLLFGTLFIRRRRRQGLGRVDRKLRPPKIRIVYSRKIKASERPQVTSAQEVVRILRAAWSAQIEIREEFMVLHLDQSNRVLGYQLLSKGGIAGTVADIRLIYAAALKSLAVAIIIAHNHPSGNLNPSQSDRILTRRIKEAGEVLDIRLLDHIILTKETYYSFADNGDL; this is encoded by the coding sequence ATGCGCAAGGCCGGTGTATTGGTAGCCCTGGTCTTGCTGCTCCTGTTCGGCACGCTGTTCATCCGCCGCAGGAGGCGGCAAGGCCTTGGCCGGGTAGACAGGAAGTTGAGGCCGCCTAAAATCCGCATCGTTTACAGCCGGAAGATCAAGGCTTCGGAAAGGCCGCAAGTGACCAGTGCACAGGAAGTAGTCAGGATTCTCCGTGCGGCCTGGAGTGCACAGATCGAGATCAGGGAAGAATTCATGGTGCTGCACCTGGACCAGTCTAACCGGGTACTTGGCTACCAGCTATTGAGCAAGGGTGGCATTGCCGGAACGGTGGCCGACATCCGGTTGATCTATGCCGCCGCCCTGAAGTCTTTAGCCGTGGCTATCATCATCGCCCACAACCATCCTTCCGGCAATCTTAACCCAAGCCAATCCGACCGCATCCTCACCCGCAGAATCAAAGAGGCAGGCGAAGTGCTCGACATCCGCTTGCTGGATCACATCATCCTCACCAAAGAAACCTACTACTCATTTGCTGATAACGGAGACCTGTAA
- a CDS encoding helix-turn-helix transcriptional regulator — protein sequence MESIGELIRKLRVQKGETLRTVATHLGVDVAVLSKIERGQRWANRQQVLKLARYFEADRDEMLVAYLSDRILYEIDGEGLATEALKVAEEKFKYSVKVKNAG from the coding sequence ATGGAGAGCATCGGAGAGCTAATACGGAAATTGAGAGTACAGAAAGGGGAAACACTCCGAACCGTGGCTACGCACTTAGGGGTGGATGTTGCTGTCCTAAGTAAAATTGAGCGCGGCCAGCGTTGGGCAAACAGGCAGCAAGTGCTGAAACTTGCCAGGTACTTTGAAGCAGATAGAGATGAAATGCTTGTGGCCTATCTGAGCGACCGAATATTATATGAGATAGACGGGGAAGGGCTGGCAACAGAAGCCTTGAAGGTAGCTGAGGAAAAATTTAAGTATTCAGTTAAGGTAAAAAATGCCGGTTGA